The nucleotide window ATACCTAAGCACTTAGAATCTATAACTGCGAAGTTAAAAGAAATGGGTGTAGATGTAATAGAAAATGGGGATTCAATTAGAGTTATTGGAAATAGTGACTTAAAAGGGATAAATGTTAAAACACTTCCTTATCCAGGATTCCCAACTGATTTACAACAGCCTATGACTGTATTACTTACAAAAGCAAAGGGAACTAGTATAGTAACTGAAAGTGTTTTTGAAGGTAGATTTAAGTATATTGATGAATTAAAAAGAATGGGAGCAAATATAAAAGTAGATGGAAGAGTTGCTGTAATAGAAGGTGTTGGAAATTTAAGTGGAGCACAAGTTAAAGCTACTGATTTAAGGGCAGGTGCTGCATTAGTTGTAGCTGGTCTTATGTCAAAAGGTATAACAGAAATTGAAGAGCCATATCATATATATAGAGGATATGAGGGCTTAGAAAGCAAATTAATAAGTCTAGGTGCAAAGATAAGAAGGATTAAAGAATAAAAAATAGCCGAGTAACATCGGCTTTTTTTATTTTTTGATAACTATGTAAATTTTATGATATAATTGTTTCATCAAGGATTTATTAATCCTTAAATCACATACTTAAATTACAGTACACATATAGTATATAGTAGAAAATATGGAGGATAAACAATGTCTTTTAAATTTTGCTCGCTAGCTAGTGGGAGTAGTGGGAATTGTCAATATATTGAAACGGAAAAGGTAAGAGTACTATTAGATGCAGGATTAAGTGGGAAGAAGATTCAAGGTTTGTTAACATCTATAGACATAGATCCAACTACTATAGACTGTATACTGATAACTCATGAACATAAGGATCATATAAAAGGAGCGGGTATACTATCAAGGAGATTTAACCTGCCAATATATGCAAATGAAAATACTTGGTTAAGTATGAAAAATGAATTAGGAAATATAAAAGAAGAGAATATAAGAGTAATAGGAGCTGAAAGTGATTTTGAAATAGGAGACTTGGGAGTGTCTACTTTTAAAATATCACATGATGCTGTAGAACCTGTAGGATATTCTTTCTATAATAAAGGAATAAAAATGAGTATAGTTACAGATACTGGTTGTATTAATGAAAATATAAAAAAAGAAATAAGAGATTCTAATTTGCTTATGATTGAATCAAATCATGATACTGAAATGCTTAAAATAGGGAGTTATCCTATGTTTCTGAAAAGAAGAATACTAGGAGAATTTGGTCATCTTTCAAATGATGATGCAGGAAAGCTATTAACAGAGATTCTTACTGGAAAGAATGAAAAGATAATTCTTGGACATATCAGTAATGAAAATAATTTTCCTGAATTAGCATATCAAACAGTTGCTAACATATTAACAGAAAAGGGTATAGATATTTTTAAAGATATATCTTTAGAAGCAACATATAGAGACAGGCCAACGAAAGTTTATGACTTTAAAAATCTTTAGGAGGTATTTAAGTCATGGATAATGAAAATAAAAACTTTTTTAATGAAGATGAAAACAAAAATAATGACGTAAACTTTCAACTATTAAATAGCGATAACGAATCGAAAGAAGATAAAACTTACTATAGAAGCGGAAATAATAATTATTCTAATAATTTTAACAACGGAAATAATAAAAAAAGAAGTAATCTATCATATGTATTAGTATCTATAATATCAGCTATCATAGGGGGATTAATATTTTCACTAGTAGCTCCTTCAATATATGGAAGAACAGGATATAATAAGGGTGGCGAAGGATTAAATCCTCAACAAATAAATATAACACCAAAAGATAATATTTCAACAGTAGAAGCAGTTGCTAAGAAATCTATGAAGTCAGTTGTAGGAATAACAACAGTGGAAACTATAAAAGAAGACTTTTTTCCATTTGCGTCAGAAAGACAAGTTCAAGGAGTAGGATCAGGAGTAATAGTAGATAGTAATGGATATATTCTTACAAACTCTCATGTTGTAGGTGATGGGAAAGCTGAAAACATAACGGTTCTTTTTGAAGATAGAAGTAAAAAGCAAGCTAAAATACTTTGGAATGACGTTGCTTTAGACTTAGCAGTTATAAAAGTAGATGCTACTAATCTTCCAGTAGCAGACTTAGGAGATGCAGAAAAGTTAAATATAGGAGAAATAGCAGTAGCTATAGGAAATCCACTTGGACTAGAATTCCAAAGAACAGTTACTTCAGGAATTATAAGTGGACTTAATAGAAGTATAACAACACAAGGTGGAGATAAAATAGAAAACTTAATTCAAACGGATGCTTCAATTAACTCTGGTAATAGTGGAGGGCCACTTTTAAATTCAAAAGGAGAAGTTGTAGGAATAAATACATTGAAACTTAGCTCAGCAGAAGGACTTGGATTTGCTATACCTATAAATTTAGCAAAACC belongs to Gottschalkia purinilytica and includes:
- a CDS encoding MBL fold metallo-hydrolase; the protein is MSFKFCSLASGSSGNCQYIETEKVRVLLDAGLSGKKIQGLLTSIDIDPTTIDCILITHEHKDHIKGAGILSRRFNLPIYANENTWLSMKNELGNIKEENIRVIGAESDFEIGDLGVSTFKISHDAVEPVGYSFYNKGIKMSIVTDTGCINENIKKEIRDSNLLMIESNHDTEMLKIGSYPMFLKRRILGEFGHLSNDDAGKLLTEILTGKNEKIILGHISNENNFPELAYQTVANILTEKGIDIFKDISLEATYRDRPTKVYDFKNL
- the htrA gene encoding serine protease HtrA: MDNENKNFFNEDENKNNDVNFQLLNSDNESKEDKTYYRSGNNNYSNNFNNGNNKKRSNLSYVLVSIISAIIGGLIFSLVAPSIYGRTGYNKGGEGLNPQQINITPKDNISTVEAVAKKSMKSVVGITTVETIKEDFFPFASERQVQGVGSGVIVDSNGYILTNSHVVGDGKAENITVLFEDRSKKQAKILWNDVALDLAVIKVDATNLPVADLGDAEKLNIGEIAVAIGNPLGLEFQRTVTSGIISGLNRSITTQGGDKIENLIQTDASINSGNSGGPLLNSKGEVVGINTLKLSSAEGLGFAIPINLAKPIVEQVIKEGKYTSAYIGISSYDVNEVKQRYNLDVNIDKGSYILQIVPNSPAAKSGLQPGDVVVSIDDKKIESQRGLKKLLYSYKPGDKVKIGIVRNGKKIEKNLTLEAAPSNGQ